The Solanum lycopersicum chromosome 2, SLM_r2.1 DNA window tgaaATGGGTGAACTCATTATAATGtttgggcaatcctcctccttttgagctaacttttgggTTGTGAGTTaagcctaagacctaatttcacagaACACTCCTTTTTTTTCGTTTTATCTTTGACTAACTATATTAGAATTGTCAAAGCTATAAAACTttctatgatttttaaattttataaaacgtGCTAATACATTATTTACGAGTATTATTTTTGTAGGATACTCGTGCCTCTCTACTCCATCTCTATATATAGAAGGATGTGTTCCTCCAAAATCAAGCATTTAGAACCAACCCCATATATATTTCTAGCTTGTAGAAAATTAAACTAACAACATGTCTTTTGTTAATCTTTTTCTATTTCCTCTTCGTTGTTTCATTCACAAAGATTTTCATGATGTTGTTGATAGAATGAGTCTTCTCAACAAACTTTTGTTTATggtaatatatatattctttactaatcaagttaattttttctttgttttccacccaaaataagttttttaatgcTATTGAattgaagaataattttttagataccAAACATGAGCTAGTTGATTAAGAGGCCCatagttttacaaaaataatgacCTCTTTATCTGAATTTTTAACCaaattaagtcattatataaaacaatttaccaaagtaatacatttttctaaatttttacaaaactagtataaacgtatttcatggtaacgttttagggtatattttattttttaaaaactaacaacATTAGGTTGATACACGGTACTGTATaacgttttacttttaaaacgttattttcagtaacgttttactcctaaaacgttactgtgagtaacgtatcaatctgacgccatcaacttttaaaaaataaaatatatcctaaaacgttactatggaatacgtttatactagttttgtaaaattttagaaaaatatattattttggtgaatgactttatataatggcttaATTTGATTAAAACCTCTCTTTATCTCCACTAGGTAGTGGAGATAAGATATCTACGTACTGATCATTCCTTGTCATACCTTAGTTATGAGATTACATTGGATTTGATGTTTCGTAATTGGTTGCGTTCCTCGATTGTTctgttaataaatttatttaatttgctaTAGAGTCAAGTTATCacaattgtttttaattaaacCTATGGTGTACGTacgtaaattttaatttaaattgtgacATGCATGTAGATGGTTCACTTGATTGATAAATTGAACCTGTGGCACCGGCTACCAGTGTTCTTGGGGCTACTTTATCTCGCAGCACGGCGACATCTTCATCAGCAATATAATTTGATCAACGTCGATAGAACATTTACTATCGATGTTACATCAAATCGGGTCGTCGAAAAATACAACGACCCCTTTAATGAAGGATGTGGCAGTGAATTACCTTTCTTTGGTAGGAATATGATGCCTGTTGTTCAACATGAAAAGGTATAaacattttctaatttatctaCTCATTTCATAAATACTTGTAAGCTAAATTTTAACCAAAAGTTATATATTAGTCATCCCCAATTTATAGGGGCCTGTTGATATAATTGTTTgtgtttatttaaatatataaataatgagtGTCATATTTACAATCTAAAAAATTGAACTCATTAGATATAAAATTTGGAATCCACCTTGCTAGACTTGGTAACGATTTTGATTTGATCAAGGTTTTACTTATTTAAGCGTTAGAGTCTGTTTGACATACTTATTGGAAGGTCAAAagtgattcttttttttaaaaaaaaaacatagtatTTGACAAATCTTTCGAAGTGCTTTTAAATGAaagcaaaaattatttttctgttGGTGTAAATTAATAAGCTAAAAATTTCGTCTTTTCAACAAAAATAGGTTAAAAGCAGAAGAAGAAACTATCTtttccatatatacatatttatgaatATACCCTTATTGATTAATTGACATATctcataatttaattaagtttcaatcaaaaaaaaaatattttattttcattaccaGGATACTATTAAATTTAcaagttttataaaattaattaagggtACATACTTCAATCATTCTAAGAAAGACAACTTATGgcacttttcatttttccaaaCACGTCATTATTGTTATTGAAAGGTTTAACTCATTGGTGGCCTCTTAAATTTGAAGCAAACTTTCACTTAGACGTcttaattagattttatttattttagacacCTATATCATATTCtattgtgtcattttgacactttttgctAACATGATATGGTGagtataataaaattataaaaagcacatgaaagacattttaaacatatttttatttaattttttccttattctttCCTATTTTTGGGCCACCATTTTCTCTATCTTAAGGTCCTTCACTGGTTAAAAGAGTTGAGAGTGATTTTAGAGTTGAATAAACCTCTCTACGTAGATTAGGTTTGATGGTTAAATTGGTGAAGAATTTATTGTTAAATCATGTCAGTTTAGATTATTTTGTTGAAAGTCAATATTACGACTTCACTAACAAATTTTTTTCTAGATTAGACAATTCATTGTGTGATATTTAGCCTTAATTACTTTCTCAAATTCTTCATTAAAATAACAGTCCTTAGTTTAGAAGCTGAATAAATGACCACTTTGTTAGTGTATAATGGAATCCTCTGACTAATAAAGCTAAAAAGCATTGAGATATGACGATCAACGGAGAAGACGAAGGGGGTTGGGTTTAATTCGTTAGAGAAGACGACTAgggttgggggtgggggggggggagttatgtaaagtaatttcttttttgaaaaaataatttattcaaagtTCATAATTAAAGAATTGTTTTTGTGTTAAAGAACAAACGTTTTCGTTTAATTTGGTATTTTGACACATCATCAGCGAGTGAGTTATACtcactttaaatttttgttgactatgaaaaaagtatcaaaatgaCACAATACAACATGATATAAAGCgtctaaaataaacaaaatctaGTTAAGATGTTAGTCTAAATTTAAGAAATCACTGATGAGGTAGGCCTTATTGAAAATTGACAATATATACCCTTGATTGCCCGGCAAAAGGAAAATGACTGTGAGTACGTCTTTTTAGTAGCATCGTTTTCCTTGCTATCGAccgttttatatatatatatatccttgcATTGCATGTATGGTCCCAATTCACAAAACTTCATTTATAAAAATTGcaagaaattaaattataaatatgaacTAATGATAACTTTAAAGATATCatatatacaatacaaaaaaaattaaaatttaaatccatAATAATACTTAAATTTGCCTTTGGGTGAATGCCAGGCATGACTAAAACAGTACTTGCAATGCACCATCTCATgatcttataaataatttatgttagtataaaacttaaatcaattaAGCTGATTTGAGtccctttttctttaaaaataaattaagctGAATTTTCAAATGctgaaatcaaatcaaactaattacattaatttttaatattttattttatttttgtttgtatttttggttacttaacttttatcaattttttttaaaatataaaatcaatgacttttttttgtgtgtgtgcgtgtgtgagCAAAATTTAAAGATCTACTTGTGAGTTGTGATAATTTGAATTAAGCATTAATGATGAATAGTTTATCAAAAGagaaatatgtaattttctttcttaaattacAGTTAAAGAATCCAGATCCAATGGTAGTGGCAACAAAATTGCTAGCACGCAGAAAATTCATCGATACTGGAAAACAATTCAACATGATAGCTGCCTCTTGGATACAATTTATGATTCATGATTGGATCGATCATTTGGAAGATACTCAACAGGTGAGCAATGAGTTAATTAGCAATTTGGTAATCACAATTAATGATTCGTTACGTActgtaatttaattaatttggtgcgcgcgtatatatatatatatagattgagCTAAGGGCACCTGAAGAAGTTGCAAGTGAGTGTCCTCTCAAGTCCTTGAAGTTTTTCAAGACCAAGCAAACACCTACGGGTTTATGTGATATCAAGACGGGTCACTTGAACATACGTACTCCACAGTGGTAAGATTTCATTACTAAAATTTTAACGGTCGATTTGGAATTGAAATTTGTACTTGTAAATGAAGGGATGGAAGTGCTATTTATGGGAGCAGATCTGAAGTTTCAAAGAAAGTGAGGACATTTAAAGACGGAAAATTGAAACTATCAGAAAATGGGCTCCTTGAACAAgatgaaaatggaaaaattatatCTGGTGATGTTCGCAATGCTTGGGCTGGACTTGTAACTCTGCAAGCGCTCTTTGTACAAGAGCATAATCTTGTTTGTGACACCTTGAAGGTACTAATCTTAGTGATcttggattattttatttttttcgagtATTTTTACAACCtgaattgattttcaaatttttccagAAAGAATATCCAGAATTGAAAGATGAGGAGTTGTATCGTCATGCAAAACGTGTCACTGCTGCTGTAATTGCTAAAATTCACACCATAGATTGGACAGTTGAACTTCTCAATACAGACACCCTTCTAGCAGGAATGCGCGCCAATTGGTCAATAATCTCAAATTAACAcaagttattttcattttgtcAACTACGTAGTACTGAGCATGACtcaaatgaattaattttatgttcGCAGGTATGGATTGTTAGGAAAGAAATTCAAGGATACATTTGGTCATGTTGGAGGTTCCATTTTAAGTGGTTTTGTGGGAATGAAGAAACCTGAGGATCATGGAGTGCCTTATTCCTTAACTGAGGAATTTACGAGTGTCTATCGAATGCATCAACTCCTGCCTGATACACTTGAGCTAAGAAATATCGATGCCACGCCTGGACTAAACAAATCTCTTCCTTTGACTAATGAGTAAGGCATCGCCCCTTTCAAATTATTGTAAGTAGCTCATTTATTCCTAATCTATTTAATTGCTTATTGAAACTATAGGATCCTGATGGAAGATCTAATTGGGGGTAAAGGAAATGAGAATCTATCAAGAATTGGGTTTACTAAGCAAATGGTTTCAATGGGACATCAAGCTAGTGGAGCTCTTGAACTTTGGAATTATCCGATATGGATGAGGGATCTTATTGCCCAAGACGTCGATGGAACAGACAGGCCAGATCCTATTGACCTTGCAGCTCTTGAAAGTACAGTTTATTTCTCAGGACTAAAACtacttcaaaataaataaataaaacagagtatatataattgatattgttGTTTGGATGGCAGTTTATAGAGACAGAGAAAGGAGTGTTGCTAGGTACAATGAATTTCGAAGGAGAATGTTGCAAATTCCCATCACTAAATGGGAAGATTTGAGTGATGATATGGAAGTTATTAAAACACTTAATGAAGTATATGGTGATGATGTAGAACAATTGGATCTGTTAGTTGGAATGTCCGcggagaaaaaaattaaggggTTTGCTATCTCTGAGACtgcttttttcatatttctaatcATGGCATCAAGGTTCGTACTAGAACTGAAAAAAAGAAGCAATTATCATTTATGCATAACAATATTATGCCTTTGTAGATTGACTAATATTGAaagttgatttataaatttacagAAGGTTAGAGGCAGATAAATTTTTCACGAGCTATTACAATGAGGAGACATATACGAAAAAAGGACTTGAATGGGTGAATACAACTGAAAGCTTAAAAGATGTACTAGATCGACATTATCCAGAGATGACTGAGAAATGGATGAACTCCAACAGCGCCTTTTCTGTTTGGAACTCGCCTCCAGAACCACACAATCCAATTCCAGTCTACTTTCGCGTTCCTCGGACATAGgctcaaaatcaaaataaaaagaagtaaTACGTGTGTTGATTAGTTTTTACCTGCAAATGTGTAATAAGATTCCATGTACTATCCTCACTACCTGTTTCATTCAGTGAGCCGTTTTATGAAACTATTTCAGAGtgtattatatgatatttttgtcCAATAAAAGAAGAGAAACATGTGGTTTTGTTGCatatttttctacatttttattgtttcaaaCACATACTTTTTAACCTACAAACTTGTATAATTGGCTTAATTGAACAATTCGCATTATTCTTGTATTATACAACATTAATTTAACATCATTTACAATTATTAATCCATTTAGGCCGAAGGCCACTTCCCCATAACTCagaagaaaattttgaattgaataaaaTGAGGATGTTATTCTTTcactaaaatcaatgaaaattgGGGAATTTTCTTCTAAGAATTTCCTGTAAAAATTCATTCCATGTATCAATCGGCCCTGGCAAACACCAATGTATACAATCACTGTAGCCCTTCATCCATTTATTGCCCCAATAGGCTCCTGGATGTCCATCTGGTCTCATTAACATGGCTCTTGTCACGTCCATAAGTTCAAACATGTTACCAAATTTTTCTCCATCTTTTCttgctctttcaatttcttCTATTTGAATGTTCCGAAATTCCCAATCTTGATCACCAATTTTAACTTCATCTCTAGTAAACGGTCTTGTTCTGTTGCAAAATCCTCCTTCATTCCATGCTCCTTGCTCGAATTGACCGGCGGAGAATGTCCTCAAAAGCACAACAATACCTGAGCATTCCACGCATTGGTTTATGTAGTTGAAAGCAGCTTCAAATGCTCTTCGAATGGCATAACCAGGGCCAAGATCTTGAACCCCTGCTTCCCCACAATAAACACATCCAATAAGGTTGCCATTTTCGTAAAGGTAATTAGGCCGAAGAAACCAATGTCCATCTGAGAAAATAGCATAATCTATGTTGGGTAAATGTTGAGTCCAATTCCCATTTAATTTGTCTAAATGCAAGTCAAATCCGCCTGTGAACGAACCATTGATACTTCTCTCAGTAGCAAAGACAAGAAACTCTGTGCGGAGGACCATGAGAGTGAAGTTATGACGAGGAAATAACCATGTTCTGAATTTGTCTTCAACATCCTTGTACATGTCTCTTGGACTTTCTTCCTGCAAGTCTTTGTACCAAATTAAATCTTACTATTATTGCTGCATAATTCTCTTTTGTACCAAATAAAAAGATGATGATAGCTTAGTGCTTCTTTGCGGCAATTTGTGTAATAATTACTAATGTGAAGATAAATCTGAATATAAAATCTTTGTTGCATGTGAAGGGAGCAGTTGGAGAACATAAATTTGACATATTGCtcaaagtcaattttttttaacacttctaccattttagataaaataaaaatgtaaagatGTTACGCCTAGCCTAAGCCCTGCTAAATCTCAAGAATTAGCTTCGCAAGGATTGTttaagtacatataaataaattagtaagtgcaaaaaaaaattttaaaattgataaaaataattaaaagtgttTTCTATATTTCGATCCATGtgacactttttattttttaaataaaaaattaaatttaataaaagaaattataaaataaaatctgtaattttttttaataaaattaatatatttataaattacattaaaaaaaaatattataaatcaaaaataaCATTAAGGTAAAGACGGGAGCGTACCATAATAATGTGTTAATTGCTAAATTAGCGTTCGAAATAAACGGAACATGGGGAAACGATTGTCCTCCAAGTTTCAAAGTCAAACTGACAACAGAAACCTACTCAGTCACGTCTTTTCATAATTTACCTCATTTTAAGACCTTTGGAAAAAGAGCAAAGATCACGCATCTCTATGCAATTTTAATCGTTTCAATAATTATTGGTGCACCAAATTACGCAGTCCCTAGAGAGATAACACCAATAACTATGTTCATTCTTtgtattctatttttataaaataaaaaaattagccTGAATTTTGACATGTAACTAGTTAATCTTTATAAATTATGCGTGTATcgaataattataaatttagttacGAATAGCTAAGAAGAAAAGTAGAATAACTAACCGAAGATAATATACAGAGTAGGGACTCCATATGATTCCTTGCGAGGGAATCGCCTATAAACGCCATCGTCTTCCCTTTAACAAATGTTAAAAACGTTTTAGCATTGAATCGCGGAAGCGTACATTCTTCTGGTTTCCATCTCCACTGCATAAATCCTTCATCTGCCCTTCCGTTCAACAAACAGTTTTTTGAATGCGGAATTGTTGGACAGCTAAAGTTTGTATAATACAGAGAATAATTACCCTTCTCCTCTAAAACCCAATTACCATTCAACAAGTCACAATCGGATGTAATGTTGTTGTGAACTGCCAAAAATATGAGCAAAGACGAGGTTGACATCCAATGTAAAACTAGTGAGAAATACGTACAATAAGTGATTAAAAAACTTACTTACCTGCAGGTTGAGAGTGATTTGTAACGTGTGAGGATTTAGTAGGAGGAGCTGAATCTTGTTTGGTTATGAAGTTAACGTTTGGGCTGAAGGAAAAATGAAGCATGTAGCAGCTGAAAATCACGGTTAGAAAGAGTGAATAGATCAATAAGAAACCTGGGCTACGAAACTTATCCTCTTTAAATAGATTATAATTGTGAAAATTCATCTTCATTTGATATACATTAACAACaaggagaagagagaaacaGAGAGAAATGTGGTGCTTGTTCTACTTTAAGTGAAGAATGGGTTAATTTTTCTAGAGTAGGTGATGGTTAGGTACACTCCTCACTGAACCCATCTGCACGACAGGTCATAATCCATCTTATACACACATGACCACTTCAGACCAAACATATATATAGCTGCATAATCCTAGCTGATACACATATTTAGCAATTTATCATTAATCTTCGCCACgtgaatttaattttatatattattaatgttatagTGGAGTGGCAAatacttattcatttttaattaagagATCTCGTCGAGTCTCCTTAAATATGAAATCACCTTTCAAGTGcgaatctaaatttaattaagcttcatatatttataatattgaacACTAAAAtctaaatgagaaaaaaaaaagaattttaacaTATAAACTACTCTATGTTCATCTTTATTTTGACTACTATAGCTCTTaactatttgaaaatatatatttttataatttataagaaattattttttcaccATGAGAATTTTATCTATTCAATTAATATGATTTGGGAACCCTTTATGAAATTTACAGCTTGAGTATAGCGAGgacctttttttattatttgacttAACTTTTATATATGTACATTGTTCAATAATTAAGGAATTTGTGCCAAATACGATTTGATTTATGATctgataaatttcattttatttttatgaaaaagtaattttaattaaacactAGTAGAATGTGTTGATTGATTATctaaaattttatcataataacGAACATTCGATTCTCTATCTTTGTAATTCCCTTTTCCACACCCACaatttgaagaaattgaagaaaaatcacCAAGAACTTCACATTAGtcaactttattttatgttttggtttggTATGTAATATGTAACAATAAGAAGAACTActaaatgattttaaatataataaacaaaataaaacaatagaTAGGGACTTGATATAgcccttaattttgtcatttagagGTAAGCTATTTCTCttaataaaaatcatttatagttactcttttaattataaagatgactcacatatacccttcataagaaaagtgaaaataataattttaaattgtttttttccataaaaattaaaagttcaaAATGATTGTGTTATTTGGGCTCATTATAAGTAGgaaaaattgtgttttatagcaaattattattttaaatagatGTTATAGGTACAGTTTCATTTAGTTTTAATTCGTAATAAACACTTTGATATTCTCGAATCTCACCCcggaatctcgctcgccactctcgaTTTTCTTTTCGGctctctcacttttatacaaacacaaacgtATAAATTGTGCTTGTATAAAGCGAGATAGAGTACTGATAtacaaatatacatacatatcaCTCTGTcgtatacacttataattatataaatataaatcttCCCCagttcaattttcttttccctttctttcttgctttatacaacacaaattatacaaatataatatacaattgtgtttgtattaagcgagaaaaaattgatatataaatacaaatgttTTAGCTCGATTCAATTGTAAACAAATCTAAATTTTATGTGGATATACAAACACAATCATTATACATAGTAGtcacatatatacaattatctaaccgatatacatatacaatttacctCTCTACACTCTCCACCCTCTGTCCTCTCTCTTCTAATC harbors:
- the LOC101246396 gene encoding alpha-dioxygenase 1-like, translated to MSFVNLFLFPLRCFIHKDFHDVVDRMSLLNKLLFMMVHLIDKLNLWHRLPVFLGLLYLAARRHLHQQYNLINVDRTFTIDVTSNRVVEKYNDPFNEGCGSELPFFGRNMMPVVQHEKLKNPDPMVVATKLLARRKFIDTGKQFNMIAASWIQFMIHDWIDHLEDTQQIELRAPEEVASECPLKSLKFFKTKQTPTGLCDIKTGHLNIRTPQWDGSAIYGSRSEVSKKVRTFKDGKLKLSENGLLEQDENGKIISGDVRNAWAGLVTLQALFVQEHNLVCDTLKKEYPELKDEELYRHAKRVTAAVIAKIHTIDWTVELLNTDTLLAGMRANWYGLLGKKFKDTFGHVGGSILSGFVGMKKPEDHGVPYSLTEEFTSVYRMHQLLPDTLELRNIDATPGLNKSLPLTNEILMEDLIGGKGNENLSRIGFTKQMVSMGHQASGALELWNYPIWMRDLIAQDVDGTDRPDPIDLAALEIYRDRERSVARYNEFRRRMLQIPITKWEDLSDDMEVIKTLNEVYGDDVEQLDLLVGMSAEKKIKGFAISETAFFIFLIMASRRLEADKFFTSYYNEETYTKKGLEWVNTTESLKDVLDRHYPEMTEKWMNSNSAFSVWNSPPEPHNPIPVYFRVPRT
- the LOC101250187 gene encoding xyloglucan O-acetyltransferase 3 yields the protein MKMNFHNYNLFKEDKFRSPGFLLIYSLFLTVIFSCYMLHFSFSPNVNFITKQDSAPPTKSSHVTNHSQPAVHNNITSDCDLLNGNWVLEEKGNYSLYYTNFSCPTIPHSKNCLLNGRADEGFMQWRWKPEECTLPRFNAKTFLTFVKGKTMAFIGDSLARNHMESLLCILSSEESPRDMYKDVEDKFRTWLFPRHNFTLMVLRTEFLVFATERSINGSFTGGFDLHLDKLNGNWTQHLPNIDYAIFSDGHWFLRPNYLYENGNLIGCVYCGEAGVQDLGPGYAIRRAFEAAFNYINQCVECSGIVVLLRTFSAGQFEQGAWNEGGFCNRTRPFTRDEVKIGDQDWEFRNIQIEEIERARKDGEKFGNMFELMDVTRAMLMRPDGHPGAYWGNKWMKGYSDCIHWCLPGPIDTWNEFLQEILRRKFPNFH